A part of Setaria viridis chromosome 8, Setaria_viridis_v4.0, whole genome shotgun sequence genomic DNA contains:
- the LOC140220261 gene encoding uncharacterized protein, protein MPLYKLLKRSDAFIWTEESQKALESLEVLLTSTPVLVMPEREEPLVLYILASDHVVNAILIVEREEPGHMLKVQQLVYFVSEVLADAKVRYPQVQKLLYVVLMANQKLLHYFTEHEVTVVTLFPLGEIIRNRDAVLVDFVTEWTEVQTPTSDITHEYWMMYFDGLVMGTGAEAGVVLISPEGNKVRYTTCLHFNALNNAVEYEALISGLHIPVELGATRLRVRGDSELVVNQVMKESSCKIPLMAAYCQEVRKLENKFYENNNDGLTRRTGTKDGDHTISTGRGFDKTRKHPCTYSSIFSSTCKVVPLKYKRGRTLSL, encoded by the exons ATGCCACTTTACAAGCTCCTCAAGAGGTCGGACGCATTCATCTGGACGGAAGAGTCACAAAAGGCCCTGGAGAGCCTTGAAGTGTTGCTAACATCAACTCCAGTCCTCGTCATGCCCGAGCGAGAGGAACCCCTCGTTCTCTACATACTGGCAAGTGACCACGTGGTCAACGCTATCCTCATCGTTGAGAGGGAGGAGCCCGGGCACATGCTGAAGGTTCAGCAACtggtgtacttcgtcagtgaggtACTCGCCGATGCCAAAGTACGTTACCCACAGGTGCAAAAGCTGTTGTACGTCGTGCTAATGGCTAACCAAAAGCTCCTGCACTACTTCACCGAACACGAGGTCACCGTCGTCACCTTGTTCCCACTAGGCGAGATCATTCGAAATCGTGATGCG GTCCTGGTCGACTTCGTCACTGAGTGGACGGAAGTCCAAACCCCGACCTCTGACATTACCCATGAGTACTggatgatgtacttcgacgggttaGTCATGGGAACCGGCGCGGAGGCTGGGGTGGTGCTGATCTCCCCAGAGGGAAACAAGGTCCGCTACACGACCTGCCTCCACTTTAATGCCTTAAACAATGCCGTGGAGTACGAAGCCCTCATCAGTGGGCTGCATATCCCTGTCGAACTCGGCGCGACTCGACTCCGTGTCCGTGGTGACTCGGAACTCGTGGTCAACCAGGTCATGAAGGAATCCTCCTGCAAAATCCCGCTCATGGCAGCATACTGCCAAGAGGTGCGAAAGCTCGAGAACAAATTTTACGAGAACAACAATGATGGCCTGACGAGGAGAACAGGGACCAAGGACGGAGACCATACCATATCCACCGGCAGGGGATTTGACAAGACAAGGAAGCACCCGTGTACCTACTCCTCTATCTTCTCCTCGACCTGTAAGGTTGTCCCCTTGAAGTATAAAAGGGGACGGACCCTCTCTCTCTGA